The following coding sequences are from one Lolium rigidum isolate FL_2022 chromosome 6, APGP_CSIRO_Lrig_0.1, whole genome shotgun sequence window:
- the LOC124661004 gene encoding mitochondrial carrier protein CoAc1, producing the protein MGSSQESTFSSASTAAQVNALDLLPVYAKELIAGGAAGAFAKTAVAPLERVKILLQTRTQGFQSLGIVRSLRKLWQYEGTRGFYKGNGASVLRIVPYAALHYMTYEQYRCWILNNAPSVGTGPVVDLLAGSAAGGTAVLCTYPLDLARTKLAYQVSNVAQPGNPLGNSGQQPVYNGVKDVFKTVYKEGGARSLYRGIGPTLIGILPYAGLKFYIYEDLKSRVPEDYKRSVILKLSCGALAGLFGQTLTYPLDVVRRQMQVQNKQPLNANDSFRIRGTFQGLLLIIRCQGWRQLFAGLSLNYVKVVPSVAIGFTTYDMMKNLLGVPPRERAHPSTGNNNK; encoded by the exons ATGGGTTCCTCGCAGGAATCCACATTTTCATCGGCCTCAACAGCCGCGCAGGTGAATGCTCTGGACTTGCTACCGGTCTATGCTAAGGAGCTTATTGCTGGCGGTGCAGCCGGTGCGTTCGCAAAGACTGCGGTGGCGCCACTAGAGAGGGTCAAGATCTTGCTGCAG ACTAGAACCCAGGGGTTTCAGTCCCTTGGGATCGTTCGATCCTTGAGGAAGTTGTGGCAGTACGAGGGAACCCGAGGTTTCTACAA AGGGAATGGTGCAAGTGTGCTTAGGATTGTTCCATATGCGGCATTGCATTACATGACATATGAGCAGTATAGGTGCTGGATACTGAATAATGCTCCGTCCGTGGGCACAGGACCTGTGGTTGATCTCTTGGCTGGCTCAGCTGCCGGCGGAACTGCAGTTCTGTGTACCTACCCTTTAGACTTGGCTAGGACCAAGCTGGCATACCAG GTTTCAAATGTAGCCCAACCTGGGAATCCTTTGGGAAATTCTGGCCAGCAACCAGTATATAATGGTGTAAAGGATGTTTTTAAAACTGTTTATAAGGAAGGAGGTGCACGATCTCTGTACCGTGGAATAG GTCCAACCTTGATCGGCATTCTTCCATATGCTGGCCTAAAATTTTACATCTACGAAGACCTAAAATCTCGTGTTCCAGAAGATTACAAGAGATCTGTTATATTGAAGCTTTCTTGTGGTGCTTTGGCTGGTCTTTTTGGACAAACCCTCACTTATCCACTGGATGTCGTCCGAAGGCAAATGCAG GTCCAGAACAAGCAGCCCCTGAATGCAAATGATTCCTTCCGCATAAGAGGGACATTTCAGGGTCTCTTGCTTATCATTCGGTGCCAAGGTTGGAGACAACTCTTCGCTGGCTTGAGCCTTAACTATGTGAAG GTTGTCCCTTCAGTTGCTATTGGTTTCACAACATATGACATGATGAAAAATTTGCTTGGAGTACCTCCACGCGAGAGAGCTCATCCATCAACCGGTAACAATAACAAATGA